The window GCTTCCAGCCGTTCCTTGCCGTACTTACGCGAGAGCGACAGCAGTCCGAGGCACGCTCGATATCCCATCTCGGGGTGCGGCCGGTTGGTCAGCAGGTGTTTGACGATTGCCTCGGCACCGGGACCGACGGACGCGCCCCAGTTCAGTAATCTCCCGGGCGTCCATTCCATGTGGGCACGGTGCGCCGCCGGCATGTGCTCGGGCAACGTTGTATGCTTGTTCCGGAGTCGGCTGCGGGCGTGGGCGGCAACGCGCTTGCCGCGGTGCAGGATCTCGACGCCGTGGCGTGTGACGCGCGCATAGACCTCCTGACGTACGAGGCTGTGCGGGACGCTGTAATAGTGATGGTCGACTTCGACGTGGTAGTCGATGTTGACGCGGCACTTCACGAAGGTCGCGATCTCGTAGCGGCGGGCCGGCAGCGGGCGTAGCGCTGGTCGGTCAAGCCGCTCGAACCATTCATGGCGGTTGCCGTCGAGCTTTTTGAACGGACGCCGGTTCAGGTCGGCAATCAGCTTGCCGATCGCCTTGTTCAGCTCGGCCAGGCTGTAGAAGCGGTGGTTGCGCAGGCGTGCGAGGATCCAGCGCTCGACGATCTGCACGCCGACCTCGACCTTTGCTTTGTCCTGCGGCTTGCGCGGTCGCGCCGGCAACATGGCGGTCGCGTAGTGGTTCACGAAGTCCTGCGTGGTGTTGCCCAGCACCGGTTCGTAGCGATCCGCCTTGGCGATCAATGCCTTGGGGTTGTCGGGCACCAGCAACTCGGGAACGCCGCCGTAGAATTCCAACGCGTCGATCAGGCTGCCGATCCAGTCGGGCATGGTCTCGGAACGCGTCGCACATGCATAGGTGTAGTTCGAGGCGCCGAGAACGGCCACGAACACGTGGGCCTTGAACGCGACGCCGCCGTCGCGGCCGAGGATCGGCACGGTTTGCCCGGCGAAGTCGGCGAACAGCTTCTCGCCGGCGCGGTGTTGCTGGCGCATCGAGCGCTTCAGCGCCGCAGCCCAGTCCTTGTACCGCTGGCAGAACTGCGTATAGCGATAGGTGCGTTGGCCTGGGTGAGCCTCGACGTACTCCTCCCAGAGCAGTTGCAGCGTCACGCCCTTGCGGCGCAGGTCGCGGTGCATCGCCGCGTAATCCGGTTCGACCCGGCGGGTCGGGACCGCGGTTTCCTCCGGCAGGTCCAACCTGATCTCGAGCTCGTCGTCGGCGAGCGGTTCGACGGTAGCCCAGTCGAGGCCCGCCGCGCTCGCGCGCGCGGCGTATGCCGAGATGGCGCCGACGCTGATGCCGATCGCGCGGCTGATCTGGCGGTGCGACAGGCCGCACGCCCACTTCAGCCGCAGTACTTCCTTCAGTTTGCGCATGCTCATCCGATGTGCCGGCATCAACCTGTCCCCTAAAAAGGATCAAGGCTAACGCCCGTCGTTGATCACATGCGCAACACCACCGCCGAGCCAGAACGGCTATCCCGTTTCGGTCGAGTGATCAGCTGTTTCGGTTCACTGATCACTCATTCCGGGAACGTGATCACCCGTTTCGGCAAGATGATCGCTCGTTTCGGAAACCGGTGATCAGCGATCACCTTCGACCGAAACGGCCGATCACCATCAATCGGAACCACCGATCACGTTCAACCGAAATCGCTGATCACGTTCGCCGAAATACGCAGTTTCAGAACCTGTACGTGAAGTCGAATCTGTCCGGGGAGTTCACTCTGGTCAACGAGTACCTGATTGCCGATCTGAAGAAGCTCGGCATCTGGGACGAGTTGATGCTGGCCGACCTGAAGTATTACGACGGGTCTGTTCAGCGCATCGACCGCATTCCGGAGGAGATCAAGGCGCGCTATGCAACGGCGTTCGAGATCGACCCGAAGTGGCTTGTGGAGGGAGCTGCCCGCCGGCAGAAGTGGATCGACCAGGCTCAGTCGCTGAACATCTACATGGCCGGCGCGTCGGGCAAGAAGCTGGACGAGGTCTACAAGCTGGCGTGGGTTCGCGGTCTGAAAACGACCTACTACCTGCGCACGATGGCGGCTACGTCCGTAGAAAAGTCGACCGTGGCATCGGGAACGCTCAACGCGGTTACCC of the Paraburkholderia aromaticivorans genome contains:
- the istA gene encoding IS21-like element ISBmu3 family transposase, whose product is MPAHRMSMRKLKEVLRLKWACGLSHRQISRAIGISVGAISAYAARASAAGLDWATVEPLADDELEIRLDLPEETAVPTRRVEPDYAAMHRDLRRKGVTLQLLWEEYVEAHPGQRTYRYTQFCQRYKDWAAALKRSMRQQHRAGEKLFADFAGQTVPILGRDGGVAFKAHVFVAVLGASNYTYACATRSETMPDWIGSLIDALEFYGGVPELLVPDNPKALIAKADRYEPVLGNTTQDFVNHYATAMLPARPRKPQDKAKVEVGVQIVERWILARLRNHRFYSLAELNKAIGKLIADLNRRPFKKLDGNRHEWFERLDRPALRPLPARRYEIATFVKCRVNIDYHVEVDHHYYSVPHSLVRQEVYARVTRHGVEILHRGKRVAAHARSRLRNKHTTLPEHMPAAHRAHMEWTPGRLLNWGASVGPGAEAIVKHLLTNRPHPEMGYRACLGLLSLSRKYGKERLEAACQRALVIGSPTRRSVLSILESGLDRQPMLPIPLTEWHSPDHENVRGPDYYH